TCTGCTAATTATTTCTTTCATCCACAATCATTAGGGAATGACATTAAATAATtagtttataattaattaacaacaaatttaaattatcttgaaaataaattatttttgtaaaacaaaACATGGACAgagctattttttttaataaataaatatgaacgGTTGTCATATATTACACCTCCTATACCACGTCAGcactataaaattaaataaataataataaaaaaaagataaatcgATACCATCCTTATCCGTCGTCTTTCACGTGTTCTCCTCCTACAGTTGAAACAGCAGTAAAACTGTTAATGATGGCCTCCATGTGCCCGCCCACGGTTTCATTATCTCGCCACAAGCCCAGCTTCTCCGATTCCAGATTCAGATTCAGATTCAGCAGGCCATCGTCGATTGCTCTTCCTAGGTTTCCCGATTCTACTCTCTGTTGCCGCTGCAACAACGTTAGTGATGGGGTGAATTCCGATTCGCCATGGTGGGATTTTGGCGTGCAGGATACGATAAGGAATGCGATTAAGCAGGTAGAAGGTTATTTTGATCGGAAAGTGGAAGCTGGTGTTGCGGTGGTGGAGGGAGGGGAAGAAGAGGAGGAATGGGATTGGGAGAGATGGAGGAAGCATTTCGCGGAGGTGGATGAGCAGGAGCGCATGGTCTCAGTCCTCAAGGTATTTTAGTTTGTTGATTTCTGCTTAATTTGTTGTTTTTGAGatctttttttttcccgaaGAGGGTGGTACGTTTTGAGAATGTATTTCTGGGATAAAATCTATTGCATAGGAAAGAAAGAATATTGTCTACTTGTATGGAAGAGCTCACCGGCTTTGTTCCTGTATACgaattcaattttttctttgaaTCAGTAGTAGTTTCATCAAGTTAGGTTCTGTTATCAAATATGGTCACATGGATGTTCTTATTGACAACAGTCTCAGTTAGCAAGTGCAATTAAGAGAGAGGATTATGAAGATGCTGCCACTCTTAAGGTTGCAATTGCCGCTGCTGCTACAAATGACACTGTTGGGAGAGTGATATCTCATCTGAAGGTAGAATTTCTCTGTTTTTTCTCCACATTATACATCACCGTTATGTACATGTATCTATATTCGCATTTGATCTTCTGTTAACTGGTGCACTCGTATAATTTTTGAATGTAATTGCAGAAGTGTGTAGAGGAAGAACGCTATGGTGATGCATCTGTTTTACGTGATTATGCTGGTGCCGGATTGGTGAGTGGCCAATATTGCATAAAGCCTTTTCGCTTTGTTTTCCGTGTCTCAAGTAATGATAATCTTTTTAAGGGTCTTCTTATTATGGAATATGTAAACTGCTTTTATGCTTCTAACAAATAATGGTTTGTGTGTTTGAATGAAATAGATTTTTCTGCAATCTGATCTTATCAATGacaataataaacataaatttgTCGATGATATTGCTTGTAGTTTGGTAGTTATGTCATTCAATTGCAATGAAGAGGCGTATTCAGTATTCTATCCACGTTGTTTACCAAAAGCACTAAAATTAACTAATAAAGATGAAGTGAAGATAGGCTCTCTGCATGCTTGGTTCTTATTTTAGAATGTTTGGTGCTGCAGCATCTGTTCCATGTCAGATGTGATAACACAGGCTCTCTGCATGCTCGgttcatattttatattgtttggTGCTGCAGCTTTTGTTGTCAGATGTTAGATTagtttctgatttttttcgtcTGAACCTGTTATACAGGTAGGATGGTGGACTGGAATTTCAGAAGATTCTAGTGATCCTTATGGCCGTATCATTCATATACGTGCAGAATATGGAAGATATATTGCCAGAAGTTACAGTCCACGGTAAAATTACTTGCCCTAATCAGAATTTTTATCAAACATGAAATCTTTTTCATCTAAATGCGTCCTTGCTAGCCCTTTGTAAATTTACCATGGACACGTTAATTTGAGCCAACTCTGCTGAAGCAAAAAATTTTTCGCTCAGTTTACCTTTTCAGAAAGTGCTTTTGTTACTATGATTTGTCAAGAAACAATACTTTAGTAGATAGCCTAATATATTACATTCAACGGAAATGGGATAGTATCTGCCATTTTAAGCTTCACTGATATGATTTAGATTAAAATGCACCAGTAACTGCTTTGATGCTATTGTGTTTCTTGGCAGTCAGCTTGCTACAGCATTGGATGGCTCCCCACTGTTTGAGGTTTATCTCACAAACACTGCGAAAGGCCATTATAAGCAGCAAGTACTCTTTTCTTCATTAAGCTTCTTTATTGATTTTCTAGTTATTGAGTATCTGTATGGCACATGTTCTATTCATTTGCAGCTGATGTTTTCGGTGAGTTTTATGCAATTACGTGATAGAGGAATATTCTTTCCAATTCatccttcatttttttaatacttttttaGTATTCTTAAATTCGGTGATAATACTTTCTGTAGTGAACGCTCATCTTCAGGTAATTAATAACATCTGGGTGCTAGGAAGAATAAATAATTTGTTGTGGCTGTTTTGATCAGTAAGCATGTTAATATGCAGGATAGTTTTCTGCTCTATTGGTCGAAATATAACtgcatttaaaaattatgacaATGTTTTTATTAACACGAACCAATTTCTCATCCCCTAAAGTAAAACACATGATAGCAATTTTTCCTCGTTCGCACGTATTCCAACATAATCGTTATTCTttactaaatttttaaaatcaatttccaGAAATTTTCTATTGTTATATTACATTATAATCCAAAATATACTATTCATTTATGACATCATTTCATACCTATAATAACATATTTACTTCCGCAAAACAATACCAAACAtacatttatttatcaaaaactTTCCCCCAAAGTTATTTGCCAAAAGTCTTTTCCCAAAACTACAATAAAAccaaattctgaaaatatttatttgtctATTTATTCGAATGAAATCAATAGTTGGGGCGGTATTGTCTTCAAGTTGTCTTTCGCTTAAGTTTGTGCGCTCAtcaacatgaaaaatatttttgtatgcATGAATGTTAAAAAAACATGATTGTCTTCTTTCCTGAAAATTACCTGTGAAATAGTATTTTTCATTGGAATGAATATTTCAACGATAAATTGGCTTTTAGGCTGTATACCTGAAGCGGAAGGGATCTCCTGAAGATCTTTATTCCCGATCCTTCAATTCATCAGGAAATACAAAGAACCTTGGCTCTCGCGATGCGGGAGAAAACAAACATGAGCTGTTTGATACAAGCCCTGAAAATTCTGAGGATGGTGATGATAGGGATGATGATTCTGATTTTGACAGTGTCTTGCGAGACATGATTCCTGGTGTGAAAGTCAAGGTTGTGAAAGTAACAGCAGAAAAGGTTGACAATGATATGATATCTAAGGTGATTGAACAGATAATAGATGAAGAGGAAGAGAAGGACCACGACTTGGAGAATGTAGATGCCGGTGATGAAATCAACAGTGACAATGATGATGAGCAGAGTGACATTGAACTTCATGCTGGTAGTGGAGTGAGTGAGGATGAAGAGCGGAATCGAATCGCAGTTGAGGTAGTTGTTGGTAGTGGTCTCATCCCTAGAATTTCTCGTGGAACTCACATAAAAGACTTGCTCCGAGTACCAGCAAGGCTTGAGAAACAGGGTATGTGGTCATTTACATTTACAGTGGAAGAAGAGGCCAAAGAGCATATATCTAGTGGTGGACGGTCTCCACTAACAAACAGAGCTAAGGTTCATGGTCAACGCAGCATTGACCATGTTATGCTTGATCTTGTGAGGTCTATTGGGAAAGGGAAAATTCCGTTGAAGGTTAGTTCGAATTGTTATGGTACATTAATCCATTACATGTGATATTGTTATTTTCCTTTTGGATCGTAATTTCAATCTCAACTACATAGGTCCTGAAAGATGTCGGTGAATTAATGAATCTAACTCTCAGTCAGGCCCGAAATCGTCAGCCTCTCTCTGGGTCAACTGCATTCAACCGGATTGATATATCATCTTCAGATCCATTAGATggtgatcaattttatttttcaactgaGATTACTTAGAGGGAAACACTGCATAAATTGTTTGTTAATGTTATAAGCATCTTACTGTTCTATTATGGACGTTAAATCATCAGGACTATACATCGGTGCCCACGGGCTTTACACTTCAGAAGTCATTCATATGAAACGAAGATTTGGTCAGTGGAAAGAGGATGGTAGCTCAAAGAAGCCatcaaatattgaattttatgaGTTCGTAGAAGCAGTGAAAATAACAGGGGATCCTTATGTTCCAGCTGGCCAGGTGATCAACTCATTcgaataatttattatatgattctGCATTATCTATCCCATGaatgattaaaatattgatgATCATGGAGTCACAACTCCAAGAAAGATGGTGGTTCCATTTATCATAATATCTGGGGCATGTTTGGCATTGTCAAAATGTTTTAAACATGAATCAGTCATGTCAACAGTCACTATGTTCAAGTCTTTGAACTGTATTGTTCATCTTGATGGCTCACTGATTCGGCCTCATTATCTCATTCCTGTTCAGATCATAAAACAAGGGTCGGGGACATTCACCCCCTTTGTTCTTTTCTTACCCAAAAGGTAAATGATCTATTTTTATTCAGGTGGCATTCCGTGCAAAAGTTGGGAAAAG
This window of the Primulina huaijiensis isolate GDHJ02 chromosome 3, ASM1229523v2, whole genome shotgun sequence genome carries:
- the LOC140973564 gene encoding protein EXECUTER 1, chloroplastic-like gives rise to the protein MMASMCPPTVSLSRHKPSFSDSRFRFRFSRPSSIALPRFPDSTLCCRCNNVSDGVNSDSPWWDFGVQDTIRNAIKQVEGYFDRKVEAGVAVVEGGEEEEEWDWERWRKHFAEVDEQERMVSVLKSQLASAIKREDYEDAATLKVAIAAAATNDTVGRVISHLKKCVEEERYGDASVLRDYAGAGLVGWWTGISEDSSDPYGRIIHIRAEYGRYIARSYSPRQLATALDGSPLFEVYLTNTAKGHYKQQAVYLKRKGSPEDLYSRSFNSSGNTKNLGSRDAGENKHELFDTSPENSEDGDDRDDDSDFDSVLRDMIPGVKVKVVKVTAEKVDNDMISKVIEQIIDEEEEKDHDLENVDAGDEINSDNDDEQSDIELHAGSGVSEDEERNRIAVEVVVGSGLIPRISRGTHIKDLLRVPARLEKQGMWSFTFTVEEEAKEHISSGGRSPLTNRAKVHGQRSIDHVMLDLVRSIGKGKIPLKVLKDVGELMNLTLSQARNRQPLSGSTAFNRIDISSSDPLDGLYIGAHGLYTSEVIHMKRRFGQWKEDGSSKKPSNIEFYEFVEAVKITGDPYVPAGQVAFRAKVGKRYQLPHKGIIPEEFGVIARYKGQGRLAEPGFKNPRWVDGELVILDGKHIKGGPVVGFVYWAPEYHFLVFFNRLRLQD